From the genome of Cydia strobilella chromosome 21, ilCydStro3.1, whole genome shotgun sequence, one region includes:
- the LOC134750975 gene encoding tubulin beta chain-like isoform X1, with protein MREIVHLQAGQCGNQIGAKFWEIISEEHGIDPQGVYKGTSDLQLERISVYYNEASVACAENGGKYVPRAILLDLEPGTMDAVRSGAYGQLFRPDNFVFGQSGAGNNWAKGHYTEGAELVDAVLDVVRKECENCDSLQGFQLTHSLGGGTGSGMGTLLISKIREEYPDRIMNTYSVVPSPKVSDTVVEPYNAVLSIHQLVENTDETYCIDNEALYDICYRTLKVPNPTYGDLNHLVSLTMSGVTTCLRFPGQLNADLRKLAVNMVPFPRLHFFMPGFAPLTSRGSQQYRALTVPELTQQMFDAKNMMAACDPRHGRYLTVAAIFRGRMSMKEVDEQMLNIQNKNSSFFVEWIPNNVKTAVCDIPPKGLKMSSTFIGNTTAIQELFKRISEQFTAMFRRKAFLHWYTGEGMDEMEFNEAESNVNDLVSEYQQYQEATAEDDTEFDQEDLEELAQDENN; from the exons atgaggGAAATTGTGCATCTCCAGGCCGGACAGTGCGGGAACCAGATTGGAGCTAAA TTCTGGGAGATCATCTCCGAGGAGCACGGCATCGACCCTCAGGGCGTGTACAAGGGCACCAGCGACCTCCAGCTTGAACGCATCTCCGTCTACTACAATGAGGCCTCTG TTGCGTGCGCGGAGAACGGTGGGAAGTACGTCCCCCGCGCCATCCTGCTCGACCTGGAGCCCGGCACCATGGACGCCGTGCGCTCCGGCGCCTACGGCCAGCTGTTCCGTCCCGACAACTTCGTGTTCGGCCAGTCCGGCGCCGGCAACAACTGGGCCAAAGGCCACTACACCGAGGGCGCCGAGCTCGTCGACGCGGTCCTAGACGTCGTCAGAAAGGAATGCGAGAACTGCGACTCCCTTCAAGGCTTCCAACTCACACACTCGCTCGGCGGCGGCACCGGCTCAGGAATGGGTACGCTGCTAATCTCAAAAATCAGGGAAGAATACCCCGACAGAATCATGAACACATACTCAGTTGTACCTTCCCCTAAAGTCTCAGACACTGTCGTAGAACCGTATAATGCCGTCCTCTCTATTCATCAGCTCGTTGAAAACACAGATGAGACCTACTGCATTGATAACGAAGCTCTATATGACATTTGCTATAGGACCCTTAAAGTACCTAACCCTACGTACGGAGACTTGAACCATCTAGTGTCTCTGACTATGTCCGGTGTTACAACGTGTCTTAGATTCCCTGGTCAGTTGAACGCTGATCTTAGAAAGCTGGCGGTAAATATGGTGCCTTTCCCGCGTCTGCACTTCTTCATGCCCGGGTTCGCGCCGCTCACGTCCCGCGGCAGCCAGCAGTACCGCGCGCTGACCGTGCCCGAGCTGACTCAACAGATGTTCGACGCCAAGAACATGATGGCGGCGTGCGACCCGCGCCACGGGCGCTACCTCACCGTGGCCGCCATCTTCCGCGGTCGCATGTCCATGAAGGAAGTCGACGAGCAGATGCTCAACATCCAAAATAAGAACAGTAGCTTCTTTGTGGAATGGATCCCTAACAACGTGAAGACCGCCGTGTGCGACATCCCTCCTAAAGGCCTGAAAATGTCTTCGACCTTCATCGGTAATACGACGGCGATTCAAGAGCTGTTCAAGCGTATCTCGGAGCAGTTCACGGCTATGTTCAGGCGCAAGGCTTTCCTGCATTGGTACACTGGGGAAGGAATGGACGAGATGGAGTTCAACGAGGCCGAGAGTAACGTCAATGACCTGGTGTCGGAGTACCAGCAGTACCAGGAGGCAACGGCGGAAGATGACACTGAGTTCGACCAGGAAGACCTTGAGGAGTTGGCCCAGGACGAGAATAATTAG
- the LOC134750975 gene encoding tubulin beta chain-like isoform X2, with product MDAVRSGAYGQLFRPDNFVFGQSGAGNNWAKGHYTEGAELVDAVLDVVRKECENCDSLQGFQLTHSLGGGTGSGMGTLLISKIREEYPDRIMNTYSVVPSPKVSDTVVEPYNAVLSIHQLVENTDETYCIDNEALYDICYRTLKVPNPTYGDLNHLVSLTMSGVTTCLRFPGQLNADLRKLAVNMVPFPRLHFFMPGFAPLTSRGSQQYRALTVPELTQQMFDAKNMMAACDPRHGRYLTVAAIFRGRMSMKEVDEQMLNIQNKNSSFFVEWIPNNVKTAVCDIPPKGLKMSSTFIGNTTAIQELFKRISEQFTAMFRRKAFLHWYTGEGMDEMEFNEAESNVNDLVSEYQQYQEATAEDDTEFDQEDLEELAQDENN from the coding sequence ATGGACGCCGTGCGCTCCGGCGCCTACGGCCAGCTGTTCCGTCCCGACAACTTCGTGTTCGGCCAGTCCGGCGCCGGCAACAACTGGGCCAAAGGCCACTACACCGAGGGCGCCGAGCTCGTCGACGCGGTCCTAGACGTCGTCAGAAAGGAATGCGAGAACTGCGACTCCCTTCAAGGCTTCCAACTCACACACTCGCTCGGCGGCGGCACCGGCTCAGGAATGGGTACGCTGCTAATCTCAAAAATCAGGGAAGAATACCCCGACAGAATCATGAACACATACTCAGTTGTACCTTCCCCTAAAGTCTCAGACACTGTCGTAGAACCGTATAATGCCGTCCTCTCTATTCATCAGCTCGTTGAAAACACAGATGAGACCTACTGCATTGATAACGAAGCTCTATATGACATTTGCTATAGGACCCTTAAAGTACCTAACCCTACGTACGGAGACTTGAACCATCTAGTGTCTCTGACTATGTCCGGTGTTACAACGTGTCTTAGATTCCCTGGTCAGTTGAACGCTGATCTTAGAAAGCTGGCGGTAAATATGGTGCCTTTCCCGCGTCTGCACTTCTTCATGCCCGGGTTCGCGCCGCTCACGTCCCGCGGCAGCCAGCAGTACCGCGCGCTGACCGTGCCCGAGCTGACTCAACAGATGTTCGACGCCAAGAACATGATGGCGGCGTGCGACCCGCGCCACGGGCGCTACCTCACCGTGGCCGCCATCTTCCGCGGTCGCATGTCCATGAAGGAAGTCGACGAGCAGATGCTCAACATCCAAAATAAGAACAGTAGCTTCTTTGTGGAATGGATCCCTAACAACGTGAAGACCGCCGTGTGCGACATCCCTCCTAAAGGCCTGAAAATGTCTTCGACCTTCATCGGTAATACGACGGCGATTCAAGAGCTGTTCAAGCGTATCTCGGAGCAGTTCACGGCTATGTTCAGGCGCAAGGCTTTCCTGCATTGGTACACTGGGGAAGGAATGGACGAGATGGAGTTCAACGAGGCCGAGAGTAACGTCAATGACCTGGTGTCGGAGTACCAGCAGTACCAGGAGGCAACGGCGGAAGATGACACTGAGTTCGACCAGGAAGACCTTGAGGAGTTGGCCCAGGACGAGAATAATTAG